From Papaver somniferum cultivar HN1 unplaced genomic scaffold, ASM357369v1 unplaced-scaffold_99, whole genome shotgun sequence, the proteins below share one genomic window:
- the LOC113346453 gene encoding photosystem II 22 kDa protein, chloroplastic-like has translation MAQSMMLMSNVAGQGLNFKREALVDRLKPKPFSHFLLPSSLSSPSTSSSSKAFTIFALFKSKTKAPAKKAAPAPKPKVEDGIFGTSGGIGFTKQNELFVGRVAMLGFAASLLGEAITGKGILSQLNLETGIPIYEAEPLLLFFILFTLLGAIGALGDRGKFVDDAPATGIDRAVIPPGKGFRAALGLKEGGPVFGFTKSNELFVGRLAQLGVAFSIIGEIITGKGALAQLNIETGVPIGEIEPLVLFNVVFFFIAALNPGSGKFVTDDGEEE, from the exons ATGGCTCAATCAATGATGCTGATGTCCAATGTTGCAGGACAAGGTCTAAACTTCAAAAGAGAAGCATTGGTTGATAGATTGAAACCCAAGCCATTTTCtcatttcttacttccttcaagcCTTTCTTCTCCTTCTACTTCTTCCTCTTCTAAAGCATTCACTATTTTCGCTTTGTTCAAGTCCAAAACCAAAGCTCCAGCCAAGAAG GCTGCACCAGCACCAAAGCCAAAGGTAGAAGATGGTATTTTCGGAACATCCGGAGGAATTGGATTCACCAAGCAAAACGAGTTGTTCGTTGGTCGTGTTGCTATGTTGGGATTTGCT GCATCCTTGTTGGGAGAAGCAATTACTGGTAAAGGAATTCTATCGCAGTTGAACTTGGAAACTGGGATCCCAATTTATGAAGCAGAGCCTCTACTTCTTTTCTTCATTTTGTTCACTCTCTTGGGAGCTATTGGAGCCCTAGGAGACCGTGGTAAATTCGTCGACGATGCACCTGCTACCGGAATTGACAGAGCCGTCATTCCACCCGGAAAGGGATTCAGAGCTGCTCTAGGTCTCAAAGAAGGAG GGCCCGTATTCGGATTCACCAAGTCAAATGAGCTATTTGTTGGAAGATTAGCACAACTTGGAGTTGCATTCTCTATCATCGGAGAGATCATCACAGGGAAAGGAGCTCTAGCACAACTAAACATCGAAACTGGTGTCCCAATCGGTGAAATCGAACCACTTGTGTTGTTCAAtgttgtcttcttcttcattgctGCTTTAAATCCTGGTTCTGGAAAGTTTGTAACtgatgatggagaagaagagTGA
- the LOC113346299 gene encoding uncharacterized protein At4g08330, chloroplastic-like gives MYLQDRYGNSNQEFPSQRDVNYRCGSCGYELNLRSSDRNTSAIGSKYGKSMKRGIISFFSIDDSRFTQMDEFTCVPDFISKNSLGLLKRRTKLLCCKCGNYVGNAYEEESAPRNHQESDSSDTGSGSGSAPGISIRRKYNVKIRALQPSSSEEESGIPLVL, from the exons ATGTATCTCCAAGACCGTTATGGTAACAGTAATCAAGAGTTTCCATCACAAAGAGATGTTAATTACAG ATGCGGTTCTTGTGGTTATGAACTGAACCTACGGTCCTCCGACCGGAACACCTCAGCAATTGGGTCTAAGTATGGAAAATCCATGAAAAGAGGAATCATTTCGTTTTTCTCAATCGATGACAGCAGATTCACCCAGATGGATGAGTTTACATGTGTACctgattttatttccaaaaattcgTTGGGATTGTTAAAGAGAAGAACTAAGCTCCTTTGTTGTAAGTGTGGGAATTATGTGGGTAATGCCTATGAAGAAGAGAGTGCTCCTCGGAATCATCAAGAATCTGACAGCTCGGATacaggttcaggttcaggttcagccCCTGGAATTTCAATTAGGAGGAAGTATAATGTTAAAATTCGTGCCCTACAACCCTCCTCTTCAGAAGAAGAATCCGGTATTCCACTTGTTTTATGA
- the LOC113346312 gene encoding uncharacterized protein LOC113346312 translates to MSSSSIKTMSSSLKLKLPTATRGTGRTHALGRRVDFNGINREIAKSGLVVKSSMPFQPLMIKSRSLSKCCSISGGGGGAQSETVTLETPDVVVSPFIGKQKDPVLDDGGSGFGGGNEPPPYYRGGGGGGGGGFSLGGSFSWGAFWFFLVVQFLKFFLMKNKESEERYTIVTGRRKTIRHYLDY, encoded by the coding sequence ATGTCTTCTTCGTCGATCAAAACAATGTCATCTTCTCTTAAACTTAAACTCCCCACCGCCACGAGAGGTACAGGTCGAACACATGCCTTAGGAAGGAGGGTTGATTTCAATGGAATCAATAGAGAAATTGCAAAATCTGGCCTGGTTGTTAAGTCTAGCATGCCATTTCAACCGTTGATGATCAAAAGTAGAAGTTTAAGCAAGTGTTGTTCCATAagcggaggaggaggaggagcgcAAAGCGAAACTGTAACCCTAGAGACGCCAGATGTTGTTGTATCTCCCTTTATCGGGAAACAGAAGGATCCTGTATTAGATGATGGCGGGTCAGGATTCGGTGGTGGTAATGAACCTCCACCGTATTAtcgtggtggaggtggtggcggcggcggcgggtTTTCTTTAGGTGGAAGTTTTTCATGGGGAGCGTTTTGGTTTTTCCTTGTTGTTCAGTTTCTGAAATTCTTTCTGATGAAGAATAAAGAAAGCGAAGAACGGTATACGATTGTTACAGGTAGGAGAAAAACAATTCGGCactatttggattattga